One Coleofasciculus sp. FACHB-T130 genomic window, GGTGATCGGGTGCGTGGAAAGCCAACTGAAGATCGGGCGATCGCGATCTTGCTTGCTTAGCGTCACCATCAGATTCCGCATCCCATCCGCCGCATAGCCGGTAGCACTGAGAATGCGAGTTCCGAGAATATCCGCCTGTCGTTCCATGTCACGGCTGTAGTCAAAAACAATCAGATTGGTGACGGTATTCCCAGCATAAGGAATAAATCCGGTCACGCTAGCCGTCAGATTTCCTTGCGTGACT contains:
- a CDS encoding M48 family metalloprotease, translated to VTQGNLTASVTGFIPYAGNTVTNLIVFDYSRDMERQADILGTRILSATGYAADGMRNLMVTLSKQDRDRPIFSWLSTHPITDERTRYLESLIQTNGYNRYAYEGVARHNEIKAKVKKILDEAKKKEKERKRKRDRN